In Thermodesulfobacteriota bacterium, the following proteins share a genomic window:
- the dapA gene encoding 4-hydroxy-tetrahydrodipicolinate synthase — MISGCYTALITPLDKGRVDEEGLDRLVEFQMTNGVTGIVAMGTTGESPAFDWQEHNQVTERIVRAMKGRGMCIAGSGSNSTVETLEATGHAAKAGARAMLLVDPYYNGPSSLEIRKEYIEPVAERFPDTTIIPYLVPGRTGTQLLPEDLALAAERFPNIGAVKDATGSFDNMKRIRHCCGEKMAILSGDDNLTCRMMSDPQIRACGVISVYANIFPRALSEMVAAMARGRGEVALGLEKQLSPLLELVTVTTTETTPHGPVSCRARNPLPVKTLMAVLGMPSGSCRRPLGRMTAAGLEKLLAATRTMFSASPELFAPMADFFKVDVASRLNDTARIRQLVYESY; from the coding sequence ATGATATCGGGATGCTATACGGCGCTGATAACGCCGCTTGACAAGGGACGGGTGGATGAGGAAGGGTTGGACCGGCTGGTTGAGTTTCAGATGACCAACGGCGTGACCGGCATTGTCGCCATGGGGACGACTGGCGAAAGCCCGGCTTTTGACTGGCAGGAACACAACCAGGTGACGGAGCGGATCGTCCGCGCCATGAAGGGCCGGGGCATGTGTATTGCCGGATCCGGCAGCAACAGCACGGTGGAAACCCTGGAGGCCACCGGTCACGCGGCCAAGGCCGGCGCCCGGGCCATGCTGCTGGTCGATCCCTATTATAACGGCCCCAGTTCTCTTGAAATCAGAAAAGAGTATATTGAGCCGGTAGCCGAACGGTTTCCGGATACAACCATCATTCCCTACCTGGTGCCGGGCCGGACGGGTACGCAGCTTCTGCCCGAAGATCTGGCGCTTGCCGCCGAGCGGTTCCCGAATATCGGCGCCGTTAAGGACGCCACGGGAAGTTTTGACAACATGAAGCGTATCCGCCACTGCTGCGGCGAAAAGATGGCGATTCTGTCCGGTGACGATAACCTGACCTGCCGCATGATGAGTGATCCGCAGATCCGGGCCTGCGGCGTGATTTCGGTGTATGCCAATATTTTCCCCCGGGCGCTGTCGGAGATGGTCGCGGCCATGGCCCGGGGACGGGGCGAGGTCGCCCTCGGGCTGGAAAAGCAGTTATCGCCCCTGCTGGAACTGGTGACGGTCACCACTACGGAAACAACCCCCCATGGTCCGGTTTCGTGCCGGGCCAGAAATCCTCTGCCGGTCAAGACCCTGATGGCGGTTCTGGGCATGCCGTCGGGAAGCTGTCGCCGGCCCCTGGGCCGGATGACCGCTGCCGGTCTGGAGAAACTGCTCGCGGCGACCCGGACCATGTTTTCCGCTTCACCGGAGCTGTTCGCTCCCATGGCGGATTTTTTCAAGGTGGATGTGGCCTCGCGGTTGAATGATACGGCGAGGATTCGTCAACTGGTCTATGAATCCTATTAG
- a CDS encoding PPC domain-containing DNA-binding protein, giving the protein MMNCREYSAGRRFVGRLPHGGDLAATLETFCARHDIQTAEFSLIGAVSRATLGTYDQKQQVYVTFTAEGSLEILSCTGNISVKDGQPFAHAHVILCEEGGRTIGGHLFPGTVIFAGEARITELIGPPLVREYDRTTGLMLWDMGTPGI; this is encoded by the coding sequence ATGATGAACTGTCGAGAATATTCCGCCGGAAGGCGATTCGTCGGCCGGTTGCCCCATGGCGGGGATCTGGCGGCAACGCTGGAGACTTTCTGCGCCCGTCATGATATCCAGACCGCCGAGTTTTCCCTGATCGGTGCCGTATCCAGGGCGACCCTGGGAACCTATGACCAGAAGCAGCAGGTTTATGTCACCTTTACGGCCGAGGGCAGTCTCGAGATCCTTTCCTGTACCGGCAATATTTCCGTCAAGGACGGCCAGCCGTTTGCGCATGCCCATGTGATTCTGTGCGAAGAAGGGGGCAGAACCATCGGCGGCCATCTCTTCCCGGGAACGGTGATTTTCGCCGGGGAGGCGCGGATCACGGAACTGATCGGTCCGCCCTTGGTAAGGGAATATGACCGGACCACCGGTCTGATGCTCTGGGATATGGGCACCCCCGGGATATAA
- a CDS encoding branched-chain amino acid aminotransferase, with protein MGLSVTKTNQLKPHPQDSGLAFGTVFTDHMFNMDYTPEKGWHNPRIEPYGNFVLSPAAMVLHYGQAIFEGLKAFRTETGEVQLFRPEQNLKRLNASARRLCIPEFDEAAMLQYLIELIRLEKAWVPAANGTSLYIRPFIIATDPYIGLKTSATYRLAIILCPVGAYYPEGFNPVKIWVSKEYVRAVRGGVGDVKTAGNYAASLYATEVAHHEGYTQVLWLDGVNLKYVEEVGSMNIFFILGDEIVTPALSGSILPGITRDSVITLVRSWGHPVSERRISIDEVVEAHHRGNLKEVFGSGTAAVISPVGVMKYGQEVFTIGDGQAGSFSKKIFDALTDIQYGRARGPEGWIVPV; from the coding sequence ATGGGTTTATCTGTTACCAAGACCAATCAATTAAAACCTCATCCCCAGGACAGCGGGCTGGCGTTCGGCACTGTCTTTACGGATCATATGTTCAACATGGACTATACCCCGGAAAAGGGCTGGCATAATCCCCGCATTGAGCCTTACGGGAATTTTGTGCTTTCCCCGGCGGCCATGGTACTGCATTACGGTCAGGCGATTTTCGAGGGGCTGAAGGCTTTTCGAACCGAGACAGGCGAGGTCCAGCTGTTCCGCCCCGAACAGAACCTGAAACGCCTGAACGCTTCGGCCCGGCGGCTGTGTATTCCCGAATTTGATGAGGCGGCGATGCTGCAATATCTCATCGAACTGATCCGGCTGGAAAAGGCCTGGGTGCCGGCGGCCAACGGCACATCATTATATATAAGGCCGTTCATCATTGCCACGGACCCGTATATCGGCCTGAAAACATCGGCGACCTACCGGTTGGCCATTATCCTCTGCCCGGTGGGGGCCTACTATCCGGAGGGGTTCAATCCGGTCAAGATCTGGGTATCTAAAGAGTATGTCCGGGCGGTGCGGGGCGGCGTGGGCGACGTCAAGACGGCCGGCAATTACGCCGCCAGCCTCTATGCCACCGAAGTGGCCCATCATGAAGGCTATACCCAGGTGCTGTGGTTGGACGGGGTCAATCTGAAGTATGTGGAGGAAGTCGGCTCCATGAACATCTTTTTCATTTTGGGAGATGAAATCGTTACACCGGCTTTAAGCGGAAGCATTCTGCCCGGCATCACCCGGGATTCCGTTATAACACTGGTGCGTTCATGGGGGCACCCGGTCAGCGAGAGACGGATCAGCATCGATGAGGTTGTTGAGGCGCACCATCGCGGCAATCTCAAGGAGGTTTTCGGCTCCGGCACGGCCGCGGTGATTTCCCCGGTGGGGGTGATGAAATACGGCCAGGAGGTGTTTACCATCGGCGATGGTCAGGCGGGATCGTTTTCAAAGAAGATATTCGACGCCCTGACGGATATCCAGTATGGCCGGGCCAGAGGGCCGGAAGGGTGGATCGTGCCGGTATAG
- a CDS encoding YkgJ family cysteine cluster protein gives MTDTPPGNSDNMAKVSPVKFGLNDSFQFRCHHGLSCFTECCRSINIILTPYDIVRLKNRLGLSSGDFLSIYTEPRLLEKTDLPVVTLKLLDDERQSCPFVRDDGCIVYQDRPTTCRYYPLGVASLSHREEDQELDQEGFFFFINEPHCRGFEEPVEWTVASWRKDQGVDIHDEINAEWTDLVVRKRSFPPNIRLTEEAKKMFFMASYDIDRFKRFVFESTFLQRYPVDEATRQAIAGNEVELLKFAFRWLKSILFKGAAAPPA, from the coding sequence ATGACAGATACACCCCCAGGCAATTCAGACAACATGGCCAAAGTCAGTCCGGTCAAGTTCGGACTCAACGACAGCTTCCAGTTCAGATGTCACCACGGGCTTTCCTGCTTCACGGAATGCTGCCGGAGCATCAACATCATTCTCACCCCCTATGATATCGTCCGCCTGAAAAACCGCCTGGGGCTTTCTTCCGGCGACTTTCTGTCCATCTATACCGAACCCCGCCTCCTGGAGAAGACCGATCTGCCGGTGGTCACCCTGAAACTCCTGGACGATGAGCGGCAGTCCTGTCCGTTTGTCCGGGACGATGGATGCATCGTCTACCAGGACCGGCCCACCACCTGCCGCTATTATCCCCTGGGCGTCGCCTCACTAAGCCACCGGGAAGAAGACCAGGAATTAGATCAGGAGGGTTTTTTCTTTTTCATCAATGAACCCCACTGCCGGGGGTTCGAAGAACCCGTAGAGTGGACGGTGGCTTCCTGGCGCAAGGACCAGGGAGTCGATATCCATGACGAGATCAACGCTGAATGGACGGATCTGGTGGTGAGAAAACGGTCATTCCCCCCCAATATCCGCCTGACCGAGGAGGCCAAAAAAATGTTTTTTATGGCCTCCTATGACATTGACCGGTTCAAACGATTTGTTTTTGAAAGCACCTTCCTGCAGCGCTATCCCGTGGATGAGGCAACCCGGCAGGCCATAGCCGGCAATGAGGTGGAACTGCTGAAATTCGCCTTCCGCTGGCTTAAATCCATCCTGTTCAAAGGCGCGGCCGCTCCCCCGGCATGA
- a CDS encoding cobyrinate a,c-diamide synthase, producing MHDHITCPRLVISALRGGAGKSTIAIGLTAALRNQGKRTAPFKKGPDYIDAGWLSLAAGSPCYNLDTFFIPPERVLHSFHTHTLNSDIAVIEGNRGLFDGIDLDGRTSTAEIAHILGAPILLCLDCTKTTRTCAAVVNGCAAFDDRIKIAGIILNRVAGKRHETILRQSLEHYCHIPVIGAIPKLTDDFPERHMGLVPTPEHGWAQEAIQAAAQTAAKYINLDAVMDIAVLASDVQLPSVTPAVAPPAVTEPRPVIAVARDSAFQFYYPENLEALEAAGAALIFTSPVNDSRLPDHIDALYLGGGFPETHARQLSANTAYRYQLAELARAGLPVYAECGGLIYLGEKIVDGDGTHDMCGLLPVTFGISARPEGHGYTISTVVGQNPYFENGTELKGHEFRYSKVLSWGGKDEDMVFSTVRGKGFMNQKDGIRFNNVLATYTHLHALGTPSWAPALVRIARAYHQIKKAE from the coding sequence ATGCACGATCATATTACCTGCCCCCGGCTGGTGATTTCGGCGTTAAGGGGCGGCGCGGGCAAAAGCACCATTGCCATCGGCCTGACCGCGGCATTAAGGAATCAAGGGAAACGCACGGCCCCTTTCAAAAAGGGGCCGGATTACATAGATGCCGGCTGGCTTTCGCTGGCGGCCGGCTCTCCCTGCTACAATCTGGACACCTTTTTTATCCCCCCCGAACGGGTCCTTCACTCTTTCCATACTCATACACTAAACAGCGACATCGCGGTCATCGAAGGCAATCGGGGTCTGTTTGACGGCATTGATCTGGACGGCCGCACCAGTACGGCGGAAATCGCCCATATTCTCGGCGCGCCGATTCTCCTGTGCCTGGACTGCACCAAAACGACCCGGACCTGCGCCGCGGTTGTCAATGGCTGCGCGGCCTTTGACGACCGCATTAAAATCGCCGGGATTATTTTGAACCGCGTGGCCGGCAAACGGCACGAAACCATCCTGCGTCAGTCACTGGAGCACTACTGTCATATCCCGGTGATCGGCGCCATCCCCAAGCTGACCGACGATTTCCCCGAACGGCACATGGGACTTGTTCCCACGCCGGAGCATGGCTGGGCCCAGGAGGCCATTCAGGCGGCGGCTCAAACCGCGGCAAAATACATTAACCTTGACGCCGTAATGGATATCGCGGTCCTGGCATCCGATGTTCAGTTGCCGTCCGTGACTCCCGCCGTTGCCCCTCCGGCAGTCACCGAGCCGCGTCCGGTCATCGCCGTGGCCCGTGATTCGGCCTTTCAATTCTACTATCCGGAAAATCTGGAAGCGCTGGAAGCCGCCGGCGCGGCCCTTATCTTCACCAGTCCTGTCAATGACTCCCGCCTTCCGGATCATATCGACGCCCTGTACCTCGGCGGCGGGTTTCCGGAAACACACGCCCGACAGCTTTCGGCCAACACGGCCTACCGGTATCAGCTGGCGGAACTGGCGCGGGCGGGTCTGCCCGTTTACGCCGAATGCGGCGGATTGATTTATCTGGGGGAAAAAATTGTCGACGGAGACGGCACCCATGACATGTGCGGGCTTCTGCCGGTCACATTCGGCATCTCAGCCAGACCGGAAGGTCATGGTTATACGATTTCAACCGTTGTCGGTCAAAACCCCTATTTTGAAAACGGTACCGAACTGAAAGGACATGAGTTCCGGTATTCAAAAGTCCTGTCATGGGGAGGGAAAGATGAAGACATGGTATTTTCCACCGTGCGGGGCAAGGGATTCATGAACCAGAAAGACGGCATCCGCTTCAACAATGTCCTGGCCACCTATACCCATCTACACGCCCTGGGAACACCCTCCTGGGCGCCGGCCCTGGTCCGCATCGCCCGGGCCTATCATCAAATTAAAAAAGCGGAGTAA
- a CDS encoding dissimilatory sulfite reductase D family protein, with protein MEQAEAVKLVTEELTKKLKVKSKFYFSDIQEILGMKPRDAKKYVNKMVEDGVLEFWSSGSTTMYGLTGTGKQAAAEHED; from the coding sequence ATGGAACAGGCAGAAGCCGTTAAACTCGTCACCGAAGAACTGACGAAAAAGCTGAAAGTAAAGTCAAAATTCTACTTTTCCGATATTCAGGAAATTCTGGGGATGAAACCCCGTGATGCCAAGAAATACGTCAATAAAATGGTCGAAGACGGTGTGCTGGAATTCTGGTCAAGCGGCAGCACCACCATGTACGGTCTGACGGGTACCGGAAAACAGGCCGCCGCGGAACACGAAGACTAA
- a CDS encoding YcaO-like family protein: MKFQNTVRNEFNKCDTPDNTLKRIRDGFATLGCDPVYEPVRVTETLFWGRIWIDALRIICEGKGVSARLAEASAHAELAERFSAGLYYPVFEEQVRFHLPAIYSRRTNDFLNYAWMPGYTRARQEEMDRPLTIDALLAGQPHLNAKTIEDIKGCEMAGHWVDGYSLLKDQTVKVPIKFAAYIHGSNGVAAGNTLEEALIQASCEVLERYVQISVIKNETIVPTIDPATIDDPRIREMIEFFRRSNVQVTIKDLSGNGTLPVIGVLFTNHNLSPDRMEYHTLIAGASFSPEEALTRCFTEGVQGRETLASPRKAFDRPVIAGDRVKDYYSLMKCGVSPKNISFLLQGETVRFQRRPGGKNLMEEIDALQQLVARLKTDCIVMDLTHPVLRFPVVRVIIPGISDFLNYLPPDILSNPKTSPATAWRGGAYKTIMDSFFR, encoded by the coding sequence ATGAAATTTCAGAATACCGTCCGCAACGAATTTAACAAATGCGACACGCCGGACAATACCCTGAAAAGAATCAGGGACGGCTTCGCCACCCTGGGCTGTGATCCGGTCTACGAACCGGTCCGTGTCACGGAAACGCTGTTCTGGGGTCGGATCTGGATCGATGCCCTGCGCATCATCTGTGAAGGCAAAGGCGTCAGCGCCCGGCTGGCGGAAGCCAGCGCCCACGCCGAGCTGGCCGAACGATTCAGCGCCGGGCTCTACTATCCGGTATTCGAGGAGCAGGTCCGGTTCCACCTGCCGGCCATCTACAGCCGTCGGACCAACGATTTTCTAAACTATGCCTGGATGCCCGGGTATACCCGCGCCCGACAGGAGGAGATGGACCGGCCCCTTACCATAGACGCCCTGCTGGCCGGACAGCCGCACCTGAACGCAAAAACCATCGAAGACATCAAGGGTTGCGAAATGGCCGGCCACTGGGTCGACGGCTATTCCCTGCTGAAGGATCAAACCGTCAAGGTCCCGATAAAATTCGCCGCCTATATCCACGGCTCCAACGGCGTGGCCGCCGGCAACACGCTGGAGGAGGCCCTGATCCAGGCCAGCTGCGAAGTGCTGGAACGGTATGTCCAGATCAGCGTCATCAAGAATGAAACCATCGTGCCCACCATTGACCCCGCCACCATTGACGACCCGCGCATAAGGGAGATGATCGAATTCTTCAGGCGTTCCAATGTCCAGGTCACCATCAAAGACCTTTCCGGCAACGGCACCCTGCCGGTGATCGGGGTCCTGTTCACCAACCACAACCTCTCTCCGGACCGGATGGAATACCATACCCTGATTGCCGGAGCTTCCTTTAGCCCGGAAGAGGCCCTGACCCGGTGCTTCACTGAAGGCGTTCAGGGGAGAGAGACCCTGGCGTCTCCCCGGAAAGCTTTTGACCGGCCGGTAATCGCGGGGGACCGGGTCAAAGACTACTATTCCCTCATGAAGTGCGGCGTCTCCCCCAAAAATATATCATTTTTACTGCAAGGGGAGACTGTCCGATTTCAGAGACGACCGGGAGGGAAAAATCTGATGGAAGAAATCGACGCTCTCCAACAACTGGTTGCCCGCCTGAAAACCGATTGTATCGTCATGGATCTCACCCACCCGGTTCTCCGGTTTCCCGTTGTCCGGGTAATCATCCCCGGCATATCGGATTTTCTGAACTACCTGCCGCCGGATATCCTTTCCAACCCGAAAACCAGCCCGGCCACGGCCTGGAGAGGAGGAGCGTATAAAACCATCATGGATTCTTTTTTCCGGTAA
- the dsrA gene encoding dissimilatory-type sulfite reductase subunit alpha — protein sequence MAKHKTPLLDQLESGPWPSFVSDLKQEAESRAKNEKKVEFQIPTDTVDDLLGVLELSFKDKETHWKHGGIVGVFGYGGGVIGRYCDQPEMFPGVAHFHTMRISQPSGHFYKSDYLRDLCNLWEFRGSGITNMHGSTGDVIFLGTTTPQLEEIFFELTHNLNQDLGGSGSNLRTPSDCVGEARCEFACYDTQSLCTALTNEYQDELHRPAFPYKFKFKFDGCPNCCVASIARADLSFIGTWRDDIRIDQAAVKGYVDNDPDFPPNGGAHSGRNWGKFDIQKEVIALCPTECMKFEGGKLTIDNSECNRCMHCINVMPRALKPGKEKGLSILAGAKAPILDGAQMGSLVAPFLPVVEPYDEIKEVIEAIWDWWMEEGKNRERLGELMKRQGFQKLLEATGIPAMPQHVIAPRTNPYIFWKEEEVPGGFSMDPVKYRERHKR from the coding sequence ATGGCAAAACACAAGACTCCCTTGCTGGATCAGCTTGAGTCGGGACCATGGCCGAGCTTTGTGTCCGACCTGAAGCAGGAAGCAGAGTCAAGAGCGAAAAACGAAAAAAAAGTCGAGTTCCAGATTCCGACCGACACGGTCGACGACCTGCTGGGCGTTCTTGAACTTTCCTTCAAGGACAAGGAAACCCACTGGAAACACGGCGGCATCGTCGGCGTCTTCGGGTACGGCGGCGGCGTTATCGGCCGGTACTGCGACCAGCCGGAGATGTTCCCGGGCGTGGCCCATTTCCACACCATGCGCATCTCCCAGCCGTCCGGACATTTCTATAAGTCCGACTACCTTAGAGATCTGTGCAATCTGTGGGAATTCCGCGGCAGCGGTATCACCAACATGCACGGCTCCACCGGAGATGTCATCTTCCTGGGCACCACCACCCCCCAGTTGGAAGAGATCTTCTTCGAACTGACCCACAACCTTAATCAGGACCTGGGCGGCTCCGGCTCCAACCTGAGAACCCCGTCCGACTGCGTCGGCGAAGCCCGCTGCGAATTCGCCTGCTACGACACCCAGTCGCTGTGCACGGCCCTGACCAATGAATACCAGGATGAGCTGCACCGGCCGGCATTCCCCTATAAGTTCAAGTTCAAATTCGACGGCTGCCCCAACTGCTGCGTGGCTTCCATCGCCCGGGCCGACCTCTCCTTCATCGGCACCTGGAGAGACGACATCCGGATCGATCAGGCCGCGGTCAAGGGCTATGTCGATAACGATCCGGACTTCCCGCCCAACGGCGGCGCCCACTCCGGCCGTAACTGGGGTAAATTTGACATCCAGAAGGAAGTCATCGCCCTCTGCCCCACCGAGTGCATGAAGTTTGAAGGCGGCAAACTGACCATCGATAACAGCGAATGCAACCGCTGCATGCACTGCATCAACGTCATGCCCAGAGCCCTGAAACCCGGCAAGGAAAAAGGTCTGTCCATTCTGGCCGGCGCCAAGGCGCCGATCCTGGACGGCGCCCAGATGGGCTCCCTGGTGGCTCCTTTCCTTCCCGTTGTTGAGCCCTATGATGAAATCAAAGAAGTCATCGAAGCCATCTGGGACTGGTGGATGGAAGAAGGCAAGAACCGCGAGCGCCTGGGCGAGCTGATGAAACGCCAGGGCTTCCAGAAACTGCTGGAAGCGACCGGCATTCCGGCCATGCCGCAGCATGTTATCGCGCCCAGAACCAACCCGTACATCTTCTGGAAAGAAGAAGAGGTCCCGGGCGGTTTTTCAATGGATCCTGTCAAATACAGAGAGCGTCATAAACGATAA
- a CDS encoding tetratricopeptide repeat protein gives MNQQPSTQDYLMQQREKVAASPDCAITRYNYAVALLAQNRFEEAERELLEAVSCSPSLAEAFVLLGGIRMHFNDINGCLEYNQRATQARPRFAEGYGNIGFAHLQLGNVDEAITALEKAVSFNPKFLQAYTNLGNAYLMKGMVDKSIETNYKVLEMEPAFAVAHNNLTIAFLEKGDKVKAAEHCRQAESMGFEVAPQIKKEIGENR, from the coding sequence ATGAACCAGCAACCATCGACGCAAGATTATCTGATGCAGCAGCGGGAAAAAGTAGCGGCCAGTCCCGACTGTGCCATAACCCGGTACAACTACGCGGTGGCGCTGCTGGCCCAGAACCGGTTTGAAGAAGCGGAAAGAGAATTACTGGAAGCCGTCAGCTGCAGTCCCTCCCTGGCCGAAGCCTTTGTCCTTCTGGGAGGCATCCGCATGCATTTCAACGATATCAACGGCTGCCTGGAGTACAACCAGCGCGCCACTCAAGCCAGGCCGAGATTCGCCGAAGGTTACGGCAATATCGGTTTTGCCCATCTGCAGTTGGGCAACGTCGATGAGGCCATCACCGCCCTGGAAAAGGCGGTATCCTTCAACCCCAAATTCCTTCAGGCGTATACCAACCTTGGCAACGCCTATCTAATGAAGGGAATGGTGGATAAAAGCATCGAAACCAATTATAAGGTGCTGGAGATGGAGCCGGCGTTCGCCGTGGCCCACAACAATCTGACCATCGCCTTTCTGGAGAAAGGCGATAAAGTCAAGGCCGCGGAACATTGCCGCCAGGCCGAATCCATGGGCTTTGAAGTGGCGCCTCAAATTAAAAAGGAGATCGGAGAAAACCGTTAA
- a CDS encoding PxxKW family cysteine-rich protein produces the protein MQCSTVKTNTECPLMTAKGCSYKGGVCLPIVEACQGCKRAVEYPTGWYCSATPDPAKKWKNGPCNLATHVETTPVETKTKVNPLKASKRSQK, from the coding sequence ATGCAGTGTTCCACAGTCAAAACCAACACGGAATGCCCGCTTATGACCGCCAAGGGCTGTTCATATAAGGGAGGTGTCTGTCTTCCAATTGTTGAGGCTTGCCAGGGGTGCAAGCGGGCGGTTGAATACCCGACCGGGTGGTATTGCTCCGCCACGCCCGATCCCGCCAAGAAGTGGAAAAACGGACCGTGCAACCTGGCCACCCATGTGGAAACCACGCCGGTCGAGACCAAGACCAAAGTCAATCCCCTGAAGGCATCCAAACGAAGCCAGAAGTAA
- a CDS encoding exopolyphosphatase, with the protein MRIVTRADFDSVACAALLYDVLPIDRGINWVEPHQMQKKEAVIEADDVIANLPYHENCALWFDHHYSNRIDVPFKGLFRIAPSAAGLIYEYYHDRFSRDFSELSAQADKIDSADLTQEEVLSPESHPYLLLSMTINGHDRRDMPYWNDLVRLIWKQPIGEVMADDRVDKKCRAAIQENSRYRDFLEKYTRLVGPVAVTDFRSLGKAPTGNRFLVYSLFPESVVNMRIRYDSEKRNTILVSVGHSIFNRNCRVNVGDMLSRFEGGGHAAAGACSFDAAKADDYIPKIIDILVKNEPGGAD; encoded by the coding sequence ATGCGGATCGTAACCCGTGCGGATTTTGACAGTGTCGCCTGCGCCGCCCTGCTGTATGATGTTCTCCCTATCGACCGGGGCATCAACTGGGTGGAGCCGCACCAGATGCAGAAAAAAGAGGCCGTCATCGAAGCCGATGACGTCATTGCCAATCTGCCTTATCATGAAAATTGCGCCTTGTGGTTTGATCATCACTACTCCAACCGGATCGATGTGCCGTTTAAAGGACTTTTCCGGATCGCGCCATCTGCCGCCGGACTGATTTACGAGTATTACCATGACCGATTCAGCCGCGATTTCAGTGAGTTGTCGGCCCAGGCCGATAAAATCGATTCGGCTGACCTGACGCAGGAAGAAGTTCTTTCTCCTGAAAGCCATCCTTATCTGCTTTTGTCCATGACCATCAATGGTCACGATCGACGTGATATGCCCTACTGGAATGATCTGGTCCGCCTTATCTGGAAACAACCGATCGGAGAAGTAATGGCGGATGACCGGGTGGATAAAAAATGCCGGGCAGCCATTCAGGAAAATTCTCGCTACAGGGATTTTCTTGAAAAATATACCCGCCTGGTCGGCCCGGTGGCCGTGACGGATTTCCGGTCATTGGGAAAAGCACCAACAGGAAACCGGTTTCTGGTGTACTCGCTTTTCCCGGAATCGGTGGTCAATATGAGGATACGTTACGATAGCGAAAAGCGGAACACGATTCTGGTCAGTGTGGGGCACAGCATTTTCAACCGCAACTGCCGTGTGAATGTGGGTGACATGCTCTCCCGCTTTGAGGGGGGTGGGCATGCCGCCGCCGGCGCCTGCAGCTTTGACGCCGCCAAAGCGGATGACTATATCCCGAAAATCATCGACATCCTGGTGAAAAACGAACCGGGCGGTGCCGATTAA
- the dsrB gene encoding dissimilatory-type sulfite reductase subunit beta gives MAFISSGYDPKEPMKNRITDIGPRNFAEFYPPVIAKNKGKWAYHQILEPGVLVHVAESGDKIYTVRAGGCRIMSVTHIREICDIADKYCDGYVRWTTRNNIEFMTDSLEKAEALKKDLAGRKFPGGSLKFPVGGTGAGISNIVHTQGWIHCHTPATDASGPVKACMDELFDYFKTMSLPAHVRVSMACCLNMCGAVHCSDIAFVGYHRKPPVIEHEYLDKMCEIPLAVAACPTAAIKPKKVEVNGTEVKSVEINNERCMYCGNCYTMCPALPLASGEGDGVVVMVGGKVSNRISPPMFSKVVVAFLPNNVPRWPELTDVIKRIVEVYAKDARKYERLGEWAERIGWEKFFEKCGLDFTHHLIDDFRDPAYYTWRQTSQFKFTNAIK, from the coding sequence ATGGCTTTTATATCTTCTGGTTATGATCCAAAAGAGCCGATGAAAAACAGAATTACCGACATCGGCCCGAGAAATTTTGCGGAATTTTATCCGCCAGTTATCGCAAAGAACAAAGGCAAATGGGCCTATCACCAGATTCTGGAACCTGGCGTCCTGGTTCATGTGGCCGAATCCGGAGACAAAATCTACACCGTCAGGGCTGGCGGCTGCCGTATCATGAGTGTTACCCATATCCGGGAAATATGTGATATCGCGGACAAATACTGTGACGGCTATGTTCGCTGGACCACGCGTAACAACATCGAATTCATGACCGACAGCCTGGAAAAGGCCGAGGCGTTGAAGAAAGACCTGGCCGGCAGAAAATTTCCTGGCGGCAGCCTCAAGTTCCCGGTCGGCGGCACCGGCGCCGGTATTTCCAACATCGTCCACACCCAGGGCTGGATTCACTGCCATACGCCGGCCACGGACGCTTCCGGTCCGGTCAAGGCCTGCATGGACGAACTGTTTGATTACTTTAAAACCATGAGCCTGCCGGCCCATGTCCGCGTTTCCATGGCCTGCTGCCTGAATATGTGCGGCGCCGTTCACTGCTCGGACATCGCCTTCGTGGGTTATCACCGCAAACCGCCCGTGATCGAACATGAATACCTGGACAAGATGTGCGAGATCCCGCTGGCGGTTGCCGCCTGCCCGACCGCGGCCATCAAGCCCAAAAAGGTCGAAGTCAACGGCACGGAAGTCAAAAGCGTTGAGATCAACAACGAGCGCTGCATGTACTGCGGCAACTGCTACACCATGTGCCCCGCCCTGCCCCTGGCAAGCGGCGAAGGCGACGGTGTGGTCGTGATGGTCGGCGGCAAGGTCTCCAACCGGATCAGCCCGCCCATGTTCTCCAAAGTGGTCGTGGCCTTCCTGCCCAACAACGTGCCCCGTTGGCCGGAACTGACCGATGTCATCAAACGCATCGTGGAAGTATACGCCAAAGACGCCCGCAAGTACGAACGGCTCGGCGAATGGGCCGAACGCATCGGCTGGGAAAAGTTCTTTGAAAAATGCGGTCTGGATTTCACCCATCACCTGATTGATGATTTCCGGGATCCGGCATACTACACCTGGCGGCAGACCAGCCAGTTCAAGTTTACCAACGCGATCAAGTAG